Sequence from the Oncorhynchus kisutch isolate 150728-3 linkage group LG12, Okis_V2, whole genome shotgun sequence genome:
CAATAATTTAGCTTTGTATCAACCGAAATGGTTAAATTGTCATTGGGTATTTCAAGAGAAATGTTGGCATTCAATTGCATCATGTGAGCCCCTATGAATTACCAGGATGAATAGGTCAGTGTAACCCAAGCCCATTGCAATAGAAGTTGGAGCCATTGTCCATGGAGATTAACAAAGGgagaaagtttttttttttattgagggTACACAACAAGTTGCCTCACCATGTTAATATTTGATAGAGCTATGATAGAGGGGTTACAATAAAAGTAATGGATATCCCCAAATGATGTTAATAAACTTAGAATGTACTTTGTTTGCAGGCAGGTCAGCTTCAATAAAGGGTAAAGAAAGCTACCTGCAAAATGTTTTGTACCCCCAAATACGATTTAAAAAAAGCTCGTACCGTACTGCTGGTTACAAATCTTTGCCAAAATACAGAAAGCCTGAGTGAACCAAAATAAACTACACCGTTTGTACAGTAGTAGACCACGCCCTCTGCTGGTGAGCACGACGTAGTTCTCTCTGCGTAGTAGTTTTTAGTGTTTCAAAGAAAATGGCGGAAAGCGAGCTCAACGTTGACAGCATCATCTCTCGATTGCTTGAAGGTATGCTGTTTTTGTTTTGCAATTAACCGTGTGGTTACTTGGTGGGGACAGCAAAGAAAAAGGATATAACAATTTTATGTAATTTTCAGGTGTCGAAGAACGAATGTAAAATCATATTTGGTGACGCCAGTTGATCTTTGCTAGCTAGCGCGTCAGAGGAGAAAGGTGGGACTGGGAGAGTGGTTCAACAAACTAGTGACTTTAGCCTTAGCTAACTGTGCCCTGTTTTAGGTAACTACCGTTTAACTAACTAGTTAGTTAATTAGCCAAAAAAAGCAACATCTGtttgaatataaatatatactgtcACGTTTGATTTGTGTTATGCTAGCTAACGCGGTGTGTTACAGTAACGTTAAATATATGATCAAGCAAGCAAACGTTACTCTAGTTTGCGAAATTAGCTAGTTAGATACTATTTGCCTAGCGCAGGACATGGatgttatttttatatatatatgtatgcacATTTTTATCGCTCGTTAGGCACTAGTGTTAGCTTTTAAACCTTGATGAGAGGGGGCTTTGCCAGCGTGAACACACCCCTCTGTCCGTGTTGCTAGGTAGTCAGTTAAGCTAGCTAGATTCAGATTTGTTTTCAACGCAGGGCTGTATAGGGGCTATTACGTTGTTAGTGAAGTAAGAATGCCTCTAACTTAGTCATATGTCTATGTGTAACGTTATAGGTAGCAATAACACAAAGCCCGAGTTAGCTAGTATGCGTCAACTCGAGCAGTCACAACATTGATTTAACCTGCCATTGACGTCTACTCAGTTTCGCATCTGTAGCGAGTTAGTCATTTTACAAACCGCTTTCAATGTTGGTTTGGTATGTACCCACCTGAGCGTTTTATTTTCTGTACTGAAATCACCTATGTAAGATGTCACATTTCAGCCTACATGAAAAGCATGTTTTGTCTGGATTTCTTTTTTCATATAAATTGTTGAGATGTTGAAGACTACAGTCAACCTGATATTACACGCTGTACATTTTGCCATCAAACACCTTTTCGTGACACTGTCCCACTTGGAACCACCTGGAGCAAAAGTGACAACCACCTGTTTTATTGTGCTGAACTGGAATTGCAGGCCTTTGAAAAATCCCAATTAGGGATGTTAATGGATGACCTTTAATTGGTTAGCCCTGGAAAATACACTTGACCAGTCATGCTTACCAGTCTATCGGTTCATTTTCATAATTGTGAGGAATAaaattggtgtgtgtgtagttttacATTGGTCTTCATGtatcttatttgtcacatttgCAAAGCATACAGAGCCTAGTTTTAGGAACGGAATAGcctatcacctgtcagacagtgCGGAAGCAGCTCCTAAAAAAGGCTGGTACTGGAGTGGAAAGTGCTACtatttttatttatgtttttatttctAAATCTCAACTAGCTCACCTCCCATTCCCCAATCAAGTGCATAGGCtatagtcaacggtaggcaggCTAACAACGAGTCACCCACCACTTTGCAATGTGAGCTTGAGGCAGTATAAATGTTTGAAACCCAATCGTTTTACTTATTTCAAATAGTGAGACATTTAAagtaaaatcaaatgttattagtcacatgagcCGACTACAACTGCTTACTTACGAGCcgctaaccaacaatgcagttaaaaaaaaaagaataagaactaaaagtaacaagtaattaaagagcagaagTAAAATAACgatagcaagactatatacaggggggcactggttagttgaggtcatatgtacatgtagatagagttattaaagtgactatgcatagataacagctactctctgttgttaagaagcctattggacctagacttggtgctccggtactgcttcccgtgcggtagcagagagaacagtctatgactagggtggctggaatctttttagggccttcctctgacaccgcctggtatagaggtcctggatggcaggaagcttggccccagtgatgtactgggccgttcgcactaccctcttgTAGTGCCTTGGGGTCGGagcccgagcagttgccataccaggcagtgacgcaaccagtcaggatgctctcgatggtagaaccttttgaggatttgagaaCTCATGccaagtctcctgagggggaataggttttgtcgtgccctcttcacgactgtcttggtgtgcttggacaccaaggaacttgaagctcttaaccctgctccactgcagccccgtcgatgagaatgggggtgtttCTGGTCCTTTTTTTCCCCTGTagcccacaatcatctcctttatcttgatcATGGTGAGGTAGagcttgttgtcctggcaccacgacctggtctctgacctccctataggctgtctcatcgttgtcagtgatcaggtctaccactgttgtgtcatcggcaaacttaatgatggtgttttgcctggccatgcagtcatgagtaaacatggagtacagaaggggactgagcacgcactcttatggggcccctgtgttgaggatcagcgtggcgaatATGTTGttactacccttaccacctgtgggTGGCCCGTCAGTAAGTctagaatccagttgcagagggaggtgtttagtctcagggtacttagcttattgatgagctttgagggcagtatggtgttgaatgctgagctgtagtcaatgaatagcattctcacaggtgctatttttgtccaggtgggaaagggcagtgtggagtgcaatagagattgcatcatctgtggatctgttggagtggtatgcaaattggagtgggtctagggtttctgtgataatggtgttgatgtgagccatgaccaacctttcaaagcacctcatggctacagacgtgagtgctatgggtcggtagtccattaggcaagttaccttagtgttcttgggcacaggctaGAGGttgaccaattatgatttttcaacgccgatgccgattattggaggaccaaaaacagcttataccgattaatcggacgatttctttatatatatatatatatatatatatatatatatatatatatatatatatttatttatttattgtaaaaatgacaattacaacaatacttaatgaacacttattttaacttaatataatacatcaataaaatccatttagcctcaaataaataatgaaacacgttcaatttggtttaaatactgcaaaaacaaagtgttggaggagaaagtagaagtgcaatattgtgccatgtaagaaagctaacgtttaagttcattgctcagaacatgaaaacacatgaaagctggtggttccgagtcttcaatattcccaggtaagaagttttaggttgtaattattataggactatttctctctataccatttgtatttcattaaccttttgactattggatgttcttataggcactttagtattgccagtgtaacagtatagcttccgtccctctcctcgctcctacctgggctcgaaccaggaacacatcgacagcagccacccttgaagcagtgttacccatgcagagcaaggggaacaaccactcccaagtctcagagcgagtgacgtttgaaacgctattagcgcgaaccccgctaactagctggacatttcacatcggttacacctgcctaatctcgggagttgataggcttgaagtcataaacagcgcaatgcttgaagcacaactgagctgctggcaaaacgcacgaaagtgctgtttgaatgaatgcttacgagcctgctgctgccttccaccgctcagactgctctatcaaatcatagacttagttataacacacagaaatacgagccttaagtcattaatatggtcaaatccagaaactatcatctcgaaaacaagacgtttattctttcagtgaaagacggaaccgttccatattttacttaacgggtggcatccataagtctaaatattcctgttacattgcacaaccttcaatgttatgtcataattacgtaaaattctggcaggTGGCCCAAACacttgcatatacactgactctgcgtgcaatgaatgcaagagaagtgacacaatttcacctggttaatattgcctgctaacatggatttcttttagctaaatatgcaggtttaaaaaatatatacttctgtgtattgattttaagaaaggcattgatgtttatggttcacattggagcaacgatacgcaccgcatcgatttatatgcaggacacgctagataaactagtaatatcatcaaccatgtgtagttaactagtgattatgattgattgattgtgttttataagataagtttaatgctagctagcaacttaccttggcttctactgcattcgcataacaggcaggctccttgtggagtgcaatgtaatcaggtggttagagcgttggactagttaactgtaaggttgcaagattgaatcccccgagctgacaaggtaaaaatctgccgttctgcccctgaacaaggcagttaacccaccgttcctaggccgtcattgaaaataagaattcgttcttaactgacttgcctagttaaataaaggtgtaaaaaaaataaaaataacattgactaaatcggtgtccaaaaataccgatttccgattgttatgaaaacttaaaatcggccccaattaatcggccattccgattaatcggtcgacctctagcacaggcactatgatggtctgcttaaaacatgttggtattacagactcggacatggagaggtttaaaatgtcagtgaagacacttgccagttggtcagtgcatgctcgcagtacacgtcctggtaatccgtctggccctgcggccttgtgaatgttgacctgtttaaaggtcttactcacatcggctgcggagagcatgatcacacagtcttccggcaCAGCTAGTGCTCTCGTGTATGTTTCAGTGCAAtttgagcatagaagtagtttagctcgtctggtaggctcgtgtcactgggcagctcccggctgtgcttccctttgtagtctgtaatggtttgcaagccctgccacatccgacgagcatcaaagccggtgtagtacgattcgatcttagtcctctattgatgctttgcctgtttgatggtttgtcgggtggcatagcgggatttcttataagactCCAGCTCCGTGAAAGCGgcagctttagcctttagctcaatgtggatgttgcctgtaatcaatggcttctggttggggtatgtactagAGGGCGACCGATTTAATTAGGGGGACTCCTTGTGGAGTCTCCTTGTggactccacaaggagactgcgtggcaggctgaacacctgttacgcgagtgcagcatcaaAATGACCTGGTGGCTGCAAGGAATCAGGCTAAGTTGTTAGCTAGCATTGATTatattttataagataagtttaatctTCACTTAAtgactagttaactacacataatTGATGATATTCCTaggttatctagcttgtcctgcgttgcatataatcaatgtggtgcctgttaatttatcatcgactcacagcctactttgccaaacgtgtgatgatttaacaaaagtgcattcgcgaaaaaagcacaatcgttgcacaaatgtacctaaccataaacatcaatgcctttcttaaaatcaatacacagaagtatacttttttttaacctgcatatttagttaaaataaattaatgttagcaggctatattaactagggaaattgtcacttctcttgcgttcagtgcaagcggagtcggggtatatgcagcagtttgggctgcccgGCTCGTtacaaactgtgtgaagaccatttcttcctaacaaagaccataattaatttgccagaattttacataattatgacatagcattgaaggttgtgcaatgtaacagcaatatttagacttaaggttgccacccgttcaataaaatacagaacggttccgtatttcactgaaagaataaatgttttgtttttgaaataatACTttacggatttgaccatattaatgaccaaaggctcatatttctgtgtgttcatTATATTTTAATTACGTTCATCAGTTGATATTTGATAgatcagtctgactgagcggtggtaggcagcagcaggcttgtaagcattcattcaaacagcacattactgcgtttgccagccgctcttagcaatgcttgaagcacagcgctgtttatgacttcaagcctatcaactcccgagattaggctggcaatactaaagtgcctataagaacatccaatagtcaaaggtatatgaaatacaaatggcatAGAGTGAAATAGTCGACGTGTcattattcctataataactacaacctaaaacttcttaactggtaatatgttctgagcaaggaacttaaacattagcttttttacatggcacatattgcacttttactttctcctccaacactgtgttttttgtattatttaactAAATTAAACATGTTTCATTGTTTATTTGAGGCTACGTTgattttatgtattatattaagttaaaataagtgttcattgttcattcagtattgttgtaattgtcatttatttatatatatatatatatatatatatatatatatatatataggctgaTTTAATTGCCTTTTTTTGTTCCTCCAGTAATCCGTATCGGCGTTGAAAactcataatcggtcgacctctagtatgtacgtactgtcactgtggggacgatgtcatcgatgcacttattgatgaagccaatgactgatgtggtgtactcctcaatgtcatcggaggaatcccgaaatgtattccagtctgtgctagcaaaacagttctgtagcttagcatcatttcttaccttgcttcaaaggtAGCCTAGCCAAAATCTCACTATAGAAACATGGAGGCAATTATTTCATAAGGACTTAATTGTGCCATTAACCAGCCTTTCTCTCTTGTTCCATTGGTTTTTATATCAACTTTCTTTGTTTTTCCAGAAGCCAAATgtacaatcctagtcatattagcaacccatccaAGTGGTTGCTATTAGATTCCCCCTCTTTCTAAgtatctaaaatagatttttatctGTCACATATGGAACTCCTCACATTAGGTGCGCTGTTTAGAATTGTTTTTTTCATGCAAATGTttgaaaataacattttattagcTGACTACAGGCTTGCTGTTGTTGCATGTTTCCATTAAGCTCTTATTGAAAAATGTCAGTTCCTTGTATGCATGCATAGTATTTTCTGTTGGTCATGTcattttaaaaaagaaaaacaattCTGACAATGAGGGTCAGTTACTCGGCACGGAAATTTGTTTGCTCAGCAGCAAAATTGACATCCTTAATCCCAACTCCATTCCATCCAGACCACTAGCAGGGAGCTTGCCTAAGTCACCCAGTGACTCCCTGAAAAGTATTAGCCAAACTATTTGTGGGCTCCCAAGTGGAGCAgcggtgtaaggcactgcatctcagtgctagagccgtcactacagacactctggtttgaatccaggagGCCCCGGTgctcaactgagcaagaggacaagtacatttgtgcctagtttgagaaacggacacaagtcctcaactggcagcttcattaaatattactcgcaaaacaccagtctcaacgtcaacagtgaagaggcgaccccgcgggagttgcaaagaaaagcctTATCTCAGTCTGGCCAATAAagagaaaagattaagatgggcaaaagaacagacactggacagaggaagattggaaaaaagtgttatggacagacttatttaagtttgaggtgttcggatcacaaagaagaacattcgtgggATGCAGAAAAAAGGAAAAGTTGCTGAAGCAGTGCTTGAccccatctgtcaagcatggtggaggcaatgtgatggtctgggggtgctttgtaCGGTGGTGAAGTGGGAGATTtatacagggtaaaagggatcttgaaggaaGGGTAACattccattttgcaacgccataccTTGTGGACagcacttaattggagccaatttcctccttcaacaggacaatggcccaaaacACTGCTCCAAACTATGCaggaactatttagggaagaagccgtcagctggtattctgtctgtgctggccactccattattgtcaccggatctcaaccctattgagcttgGGAGCAGTATgttacgtaagaagtgcccatcaagccaatttgtgggaggtgcttcagaaAGCATAGGGTGAAAtatcttcagattacctcaacaaattgacaactagaatgccaaaggtctacAAGGCTGTAATTCCTGCAAATGGATGATTctttggaaaaaaaaaaaaagtttgaaggacacaatttcaattaaaaatcattatttataaccttgccaatgtcttgactatatttcctattcattttgcaactcatttcatgtatgttttcatggaaaacaagaacatttctaagtgaccccaaacttttgaatggtagtgtacatgtgTCGTCTGTTCTTTTTAAAAACATGTCGACAAGATGTTTTTTAGTCGGGACAACCCTACTGTGTATGAATTTGACTGGTTACACTTCTCCAGCCCTGTCCCCCAGCTGTTTAACGAAACAGGTGGGGCGAACACTTTGTTTCAACAGCAGATTGCCACTTTAAGTGGTTGCATATTCTGCACTGGTTTGAAGACAATGAAAAGCACATTACACATTTAAAGCCAGCACGATTTAAAATGGAGAGAAGGGTCATGACTCGTGGTTGTGATTGTGGGCCCTATCTTTCTCTCAAGTACGAGGATGTCGTCCAGGGAAGATAGTCCAGATGACGGAGGCGGAGGTGCGGGGGTTGTGCATCAAGTCCCGGGAGATCTTCCTCAGTCAGCCCATTCTACTGGAGCTGGAGGCTCCGCTCAAAATCTGCGGTCAGTACAATGAATTATTCCTCTTCATTCCTACTGCTATATCCTTACTCCTGGGCCCTCTTTCTTTTCCCCTGAGAGGACAAATAGCATATGAGAAATACCAGGGTTAGGAAAATATCagctgtctgaataaagacaggCCTAATGTTTGTGAATTTACATGAACGTGAAAAGGGCATCCTCGCCCACACACAGTTGTCTTTAAACCAACATATCAGAGAGAAAGTAGAGGATAGGATAACACATTGGAGAGATATAGGCCTAGCTCAGTAAGTAGAGCAGTAGGATGTAAGTGGTATGTGTCTCCCTCAAgtgtctgctgctctgcaggatgtGGCCATCTCCCTTCCAGCAAGGACAATCTGGATCAAGCTCACTCTCCACTCCTGCCAATTGTCCAGGCTATGTCAATCTCAATGTTAACCTAAAATAATGGTTGTCTCATAACCTCTCTGCTCTCGTTCTCCCACTAGGTGATATCCATGGCCAGTACACAGACCTGCTGCGGCTCTTTGAGTACGGGGGCTTCCCGCCGGAGGCTAACTACCTGTTCCTGGGAGACTACGTGGACCGAGGCAAGCAGTCCCTGGAGACCATCTGTCTACTGCTGGCCTACAAGATCAAATACCCCGAGAACTTCTTCCTACTCAGAGGCAACCACGAGTGTGCTTCCATCAACCGCATCTACGGTTTCTATGATGAGTGTAAGACAGGAAGCagtgtctctcacacacatacacacgctgaATCGGTTATCTTTCTGTGTCTGCGGCACTTTTTGTGGAAAGGGCCAACACACAAATGGAATTCATAATGGCAATGGTTTTGTGTTCtctactgagtataccaaacattaggaacaccttcctaatattgagttgcaccacctcAGAACAGTCTCTATTaatctgggcatggactctacaaggtgttgaaagtgttccacagggatgctggcgcatgttgactccaatgattcccacagttgtgtcaagttggctggatatctttggggtggtgggccattcttgatacacacgagaaactgttgagcgttaTAAACCCAGCAGTGTTGACATAAtcaaaccggtgagcctggcacctaccacaCCCAATTCAAAGGCACAAACAATCCAGTCTCAATTGTCTCTAGGCTAAAAACAAAAAGCTACGCTCATACTGTTCATCTAtattgatttgaagtggatttaacaagtgacatcagtaagggatcatagctttcacctggtgtcatggaaagagcaggtgttcttaatgttttatatactCTGTGTAATTCCATGTCTTTTTATGTTGTGTTCCCCAGGCAAACGCAGATTCAACATAAAGCTGTGGAAGACCTTCACAGATTGCTTCAACTGTCTGCCCATCGCCGCTATAATCGATGAGAAGATCTTCTGCTGCCATGGAGGTATTCGTGGGTGCTTTTCTATCAATTATTTTTCTATGAATATTATGAATTCACAATCATCCCTCTTCCTCAGGTCTCTCTCCTGATCTACAGTCCATGGAGCAAATTCGACGCATCATGAGGCCAACCGATGTCCCTGACACAGGTgtgtaaacgtgtgtgtgtgtgtgtgtgtggtacatgcGCCGTATTTGTGGTGGCTCTGACTGCACTCTCTCTGTGCTAGGACTGCTGTGTGATCTGCTGTGGTCGGATC
This genomic interval carries:
- the LOC109900911 gene encoding serine/threonine-protein phosphatase PP1-beta catalytic subunit-like; translation: MAESELNVDSIISRLLEVRGCRPGKIVQMTEAEVRGLCIKSREIFLSQPILLELEAPLKICGDIHGQYTDLLRLFEYGGFPPEANYLFLGDYVDRGKQSLETICLLLAYKIKYPENFFLLRGNHECASINRIYGFYDECKRRFNIKLWKTFTDCFNCLPIAAIIDEKIFCCHGGLSPDLQSMEQIRRIMRPTDVPDTGLLCDLLWSDPDKDVQGWGENDRGVSFTFGADVVSKFLNRHDLDLICRAHQVVEDGYEFFAKRQLVTLFSAPNYCGEFDNAGGMMSVDESLMCSFQILKPSEKKAKYQYGGVNSGRPVTPPRTAQAPKKRVPFKPVHRRRT